The sequence GCAGCCCGGAGGCCGCCCGCGATGACCGACATCCTGCTCATCGCGCTCTTCGCCTTCCTGGGCGCGGCCGTCGCCGGGCTCCTCGGCGCGGGTGTGCTGCGCCTCCTGCGGCACCGTTCGCTGGTGGTCTCGCTCAGCGTGGTCGCCGGGGTGGCCGTGGCGGCGATGCTCGCCGGGACCCTGACGGTCGCCTGGGCGATGTTCCTCTCGCCCCACGACCTCTACGTCGTCACGACCGTCGTCGCGATGGCCGCCCTCATCTCCCTGGCCACCGCCGTCCTGCTGGGCCGCTGGGTGGCCGCCCGGAGCCGTGAACTGACCCTGGCCACCCGATCGTTCGGTGACGGCGGCACCTTCGCCGTGCCCGCCGGGCAGCCCACCGCGGAGCTGGCCGCGCTCGCCCGTGAACTGGCCGCCACCAGCGCGAAGCTGGACAGCTCGCGGGAGCGGGAACGCGCGCTGGAGACCTCGCGGCGCGAACTCGTCGCCTGGATCTCGCACGATCTGCGCACCCCGCTCGCCGGGCTCCGGGCGATGGCCGAGGCGCTGGAGGACGGCATGGCGGCCGACTCGGGACGCTACCTGCGGCAGATCAGGACCGAGGTGGAGCGGATGAACGCCATGGTCGGCGACCTCTTCGAACTCTCCCGGATCCAGGCCGGTTCGCTCGCCCTGGCGCCGGCCCGGATCTCCCTGTACGACCTGGTCGGCGACGCGCTGGCCGGCGCCGACCCGCTCGCCCGTGAGCACGGTGTGCGGCTGGTCGGCGACCGGATCGACGAGGTGCCGGTGGAGGTCGACGGCAAGGAGATGAGCCGGGTCCTGGGCAACCTCCTGATCAACGCGATCCGCCGCACGCCGCCCGACGGCACCGTGGCCGTCGCCGTGCACCGCTCGGGCAGCGGTGTCGTGCTGTCGGTGACCGACGGCTGCGGCGGAATCCCGGAGGAGGACCTGCCCCGGGTGTTCGACACGGGCTGGCGCGGCAGCCACGCCCGTACCCCGCCGGCCGGGGCGGGCCTCGGGCTGGCCATCGTGCGCGGCATCGTCGAGGCGCACGCCGGACGGGCCGAGGTCCGCAACGTCCAGGGCGGCTGCTGCTTCTCCGTCACGCTCCCGACAGCGTGACGGCGCTCTCCTCACGGCGGTCCCGGCCCTCCTGGCCGCGGCCCCGCGCATCGCGCAGCGGGGCCGCCGCGAAGTCCCGCATCCCCTCGGCGAAGGGCACCCGGGGCCGCCAGCCCAGCTCCTCGCGCAGCGCCCGCGAGTCCGCCGTCACATGGCGTACGTCGCCGAGGCGGTACTCCCCGGTCACCACGGGGTCCGGCCCGCCGTGCGCGCCGGCCAGGGCGGCCGCCATCTCGCCGACGGTGTGCGGCTCGCCGCTGCCGGTGTTGTAGGCGGCGAAGGACGCGGGCCGCCGCTCCCTCACCGCCTCCAGGGCCACCGCGTTCGCCGCCGCCACATCGTGGACGTGGACGAAGTCGCGCCGCTGGCCCCCGTCCTCGTAGACCCGGGGAGCCTCGCCGCGCGCCAGGGCCGAGCGGAAGAACGAGGCGACACCGGCGTACGGGGTGTCGCGCGGCATCCCCGGCCCGTACACGTTGTGGTAGCGCAGGGACACCGCCCGGCCGCCGGTGGCCCGCGCCCACGCGGCGGCCAGGTGCTCCTGGGCCAGCTTGGTCGACGCGTACACGTTGCGCGGGTCCATCGGCGCGTCCTCGGCCACCAGGCCAGGTGTCAGTTCCGTGCCGCAGTGCGGGCAGCGGGGCTCGAAGCCGCCCGCTCGCAGATCGGCCTCGGCACGCGGCCCGGGGCGGACCGTGCCGTGCCGGGAGCAGTCGTAGCGCCCCTCGCCGTAGACCACCATCGACCCGGCCAGCACCAGGTCCCGGACCCCGGCGGCGGCCATCTCCGCCAGCAGCACCGCCGTACCGAGGTCGTTGCACCCCACGTACAGCGGGGCGTCCGCGAAGTCCTTGCCGAGCCCCACCATGGCCGCCTGGTGGCACACCGCGTCCACCCCGGCCAGCGCGGCCGCCACCGCCTCCCGGTCCCGCACATCGCCGACGGCCATGCGGTCGCCAGGGAGCCCCGGAGGTGTGCCGCCGGAGTGGGCCGAGGGCAGCAGGGCGTCCAGCACCACGCTCTCGTGCCCGGCCGCGGTGAGTGCGGCGACGACATGTGACCCGATGAACCCGGCTCCGCCGGTGACCAGTACGCGCATGACCGCCACGCTAGGCCCGGCCGGGCCCGAGGACCGGGCGCCGCGCGCACATGTCACGAGTCCGTAAGGACGTTCGGGGCCGCTCAGCGCACGTCCTGGCCGCAACTCGCCTGGAGGCGTACGAAGGGGATGCGACGGCCGGCCCGCCGGTAGGCGTCCCCGCTCCCGTCCGAGACGTCCAACCCCATGAAGGCGCAGAGCCGACGGGCGGTGCGAGGGCGGGCGGAGGCGTAGCGGGCCATGATCTCGCCGCCCTCCTGCGCGCTCAGGAAGTGCGCGGTGACGGCGTAGCGGCGGTTGCCGACCTGGACGGTGGTCTTCGGTGCGGCCCGCAGATTGCGGTACCAGGCGGCCTCGGGGCCGAATCCGGAGGCCAGGGTCCAGGTGCCCCCGACGGGGTCGTGCTCGACGACCTCCAGGGTCACCCGGCGGGGCAGGCCGCTGACGCGTCCGGTGTGGTGCAGGAGCAGCAGGCGGCCCCCGAAGACCGGGCCGAGGCCCATGCGGTAGACGGTGATGGGCAGCCGGGCGAGGCGCCGCCGCCAGCCGCGCGGCAGGGGAGGGCGGCCGTCACCGGTGGGTTGCTGCGACGTCGTCACATCGCCTCCTCGGGAAGCGGGCAGGAGCGGTGACGCGGGGCGGCCGCTCGATTCTTAGTCTGTGTAATCTTTGCACAGGCTAAAGCTTCAGGTGATCGGAGCCGAAGCCCCGGCGGCGGCGGGCCGGGTGGGCGCCCCGGATGAGGAGGTGTCGGCCGGATCGGTGGTGCGGATTCGGCCGTGCTCCGACGGTGGCCGGCGCCGGACGTTCCGGGCGTCTGCGGGCGCGACGCCTCGGCCAGATCCGATGGGCGCGCCAACAGTGCTTGTTTTCGGCCATATGTGACGGGGTGTCGGTTCCCGGCTGCCTCATCTTCCCTATCGACAAGCCGAGTTACTGAGCTTAGGCTCCCCTAAGTTCGGGTGCGTGGCCCTCCTGGGCATGCCCATGCGCCGCGCCTTTCCCCTTACGCCTGACAGGCGGCTTCCTGAATGATGGGAGTGAGATGTCACAGGTTCTTCCTGGCGGCACACCACAGGTCCACGACCTCATCGGCATCGGCTTCGGCCCGTCCAATGTGGCCATGGCGATCGCGCTCAGCGAGCACAACAGCACAGTCGGCAGGCAGGATTCGGTCACCGCCCACTTCTTCGAGCAGCAGTCGGGCTTCGGCTGGCACCGCGGCATGCTCATCGATGACGCGACCATGCAGGTCTCCTTCCTCAAGGACCTGGTGACGCTCCGGAACCCGGCCAGCGAGTTCAGCTTCCTCTGCTATCTCCAGAGCCGGGGCCGGCTGATCGACTTCATCAACCACAAGAACCTCTTCCCGCTGCGGGTGGAGTTCCACGACTACTTGGAGTGGGCCGCGGCCAAGGTCGACGACCTGGTGTCCTACGGGCACGAAGTCGTCGCGGTCACCCCGTTCGTGCGCGACGGGACCGTGGAGCACCTGGACGTGACCGTCCGGTCCGCGGAGGGGCTGTCGGTCCACCGGGCCCGCAACCTCGTCATCGGGACCGGCCTGCGTCCCCTCATGCCGGACGGCGTGGAACGCGGTGACCGGGTCTGGCACAACTCCGATCTGCTGCGCAAGGTCGACGGGCTCCAGGGCGACGCGCCGTCCCGGTTCGTCGTCGTCGGCGCGGGACAGAGCGCCGCCGAGAACGTCGCCTACCTGCACCGCAGGTTCCCCGGCGCCGAGGTCTGCGCGGTCTTCTCCCGGTACGGCTACAGCCCCGCCGACGACAGCAGTTTCGCCAACCGGATCTTCGACCCCGACGCCGTCGACGACTTCTTCGCCGCCCCCGAGGAGGTCAAGAGGCGGCTGATGGCCTACCACGGCAACACCAACTACTCCGTGGTGGACATCGACCTCATCGACGATCTCTACCGGCAGGCGTACCGGGAGAAGGTCCTCGGCGCCGAACGGCTGCGCTTCCTCAACGTCTCCCGGGTCGCCGCGGTGGCCGAGCGGGCCGACCGTGTCCGCGTCACCGTGAGATCCCTGGTGACCGAGGAGGAGGCGGAACTCGACGCCGACGCCGTGGTGTTCGCCACCGGATACAGCCCCGCCGATCCGCTCGGCATCCTCGGTCCGGTCGGCGAGCACTGCCTGCGCGACGACGCGGGCCGCGTACGCGTACAGCGCGACTACCGGATCGCGACCGACTCCGCCCTGCGTTGCGGCATCTACCTCCAGGGCGGTACGGAGCACACGCACGGCATCACCACGTCGCTGCTCTCCAACACCGCGATACGGGTCGGCGAGATCCTGGACTCGCTGCTCGGCCGGCGGGTCAAGGCCACCTCCGACGCGTCCCGGCCGGTGATCGAGGCCGTGCGGGGCGCGGGCGGTCGGACGGCCGCCGACTACCGCTGAAAAGACAGGAGTTGAGCGCTCGGCCCGCCCGGTCAGCAGCCGGGCGGCCATGCGCGGCCGATGCGAACCAAGGGATATCGTTCGTCGTCATGTTCACCACCGCAGTGGAGCGCACTACGCCGGACCCGGTGACGGATATCCGTCGGCGCAGGGCCGCGGGGCTGGCCGTCCTCACGGTGACCCTGCTGGTCGCGGCGGCCGCGTCCCTGGCGGTCGGGGCCCGCGCGCTGAGCCCCGCCGAGGTCTGGCACGGGCTGTTCGCGGAGCCCGATCCCGACCAGAAGCTCACCGAGATCCGGCTCATCGTCCAGACCGTGCGCGTGCCCCGGACGGTCCTCGCGATCGTGGCCGGCCTGGCCCTCGGGGTCGGCGGGGCGCTGATCCAGGGGTACACCCGCAACCCCATCGCCGACACCGGGCTGCTGGGGGTGAACGCCGGGGCCTCCTTCGCCGTGGTGTCGGTCATCGCCGTCCTCGGGTTCACCGACCCGTTCCAGTACGTGTGGTTCGCCTTCGGCGGCGCGGGTCTCGCCGGTGCCGTCGTCTTCGGTCTGGCGAGCATCGGCAGGGGGGCGGGCAACCCGCTGACCCTCGCCCTGGCCGGACAGGGCGTCACCGTGTTCCTCGCGGCGATGACCACGGCGGTGGCGCTCCTGGACAAGGAGTCGCTGAACGCGCTGCGGTTCTGGAACGCGGGCTCGGTCGCCGGGGTCCGCTTCGACGTCATCTGGCCGGTGACCGGGTTCATCGCCGCCGGGCTCGTCCTGGCGCTCATCACCCTGCCCGCCCTCAACCTGCTCAGCCTGGGGGACGACGTGGCGCGGGGGCTGGGAGTGAACATCGCGGTGAGCCGGACCCTCGGCATCGTCGCCGTCACCCTGCTGGCCGGGGCCGCCACCGCCGCCTGCGGCCCCATCGCCTTCCTCGGGCTCATGGTGGCCCATGTGGCCCGCTATCTGACCGGCCCCGACTACCGCTGGCTGGTGCCGTACGCAGGCCTCCTCGGGGCCGGTGTCCTGCTGGTCTGCGACATCGTCGGCCGGGTCGTCGTACGGCCGGGCGAACTGGAGGCGGGCGTCGTGGTCGCCCTCCTCGGGGCCCCCTTCTTCGCGGCCCTGGTCTGGCGAGGGAAGTTCAGGGGCGCATGAGAGAGGTCCAGGAGCGCATGAACGTGACCGGTGTGGCCGGTGGAGCCGAAGCGAAGGTGCCGATGCCGCCGGGGGTGCGGCTCGGCCGGGTGTCGTTCGTCTGGCGGCCCTGGCTGGTGCTGGTCACCCTGGTGCTCGCGGCGGCGGCCTGTGTGATCTTCTGCCTCTCCATCAGCATCGGCGACTTCCCCATCGGCCTCTCCCGGGTGATCGCCACCATCCTCGGCCGGGGTGAACAGGTCGACGAGTTCGTCGTCATGGACCTCCGCATGCCCCGGGCCCTGGCCGGCCTCGTCGTGGGCATCGCCCTGGGCGTCTCCGGGGCGATCACGCAGTCCGTGGCGCGCAACCCGCTGGCCAGCCCGGACATCCTCGGGATCACCGCCGGGGCCGGGGCCGTCGCGGTGTTCCTGGTGACGGCCACGGGCGGGACCGCCGCGGCGGTCACCGGCTCGGTCGGGCTGCCCGCCGCCGCCCTGCTCGGCGGTCTCGGCACGGGACTGCTGGTCTACCTCCTCGCCTGGCGGCGCGGCATCGACGGCTTCCGGCTCATCCTCATCGGCATCTCGGTGACCGCCGTGATGCAGGCGATCACCACCTGGCTGCTGGTCTCGGCCGACATCCGGGACGTGGCCCGCGCCCAGGTGTGGCTGGTCGGCTCGCTGGACAACCGGTCCTGGGACGAGGTCCGGGTGGCGTTCTGGGCCACGCTCGTCCTGCTGGCCGCCGTGGCCACCGTGGCCTTCCCGTTCAAACCGATGCACCTCGGCGACGACGTCGCCGCCGGACTGGGCGTCCGGTTCGGCCGGGTGCGGGCCGTCCTGCTGCTCTGCGCGGTCCTGCTGGCCGCCGTCGGGGTGAGCGCGGCAGGACCGGTCCCGTTCGTCGCGCTGGTGGCCCCGCAGGTGGCGATGCGTCTGGCGCGCCGGCCCACACCGCCGTTGATCGCCTCCGGCATGGTGGGCGCGGTGCTGCTGATCGGCTCCGACCTGATCGCCCGCGCGGCACTGCCGACCGGTCTGCCGGTGGGGGTGGTCACCGCCGTGATCGGTGGCCCCTTCCTCGTCTACCTGTTGGTACGGGCGAACCTCCGTAGATGGTAGAAGTAAGGCAGACCTCAACAAGGGGGGCTCGTGGCGGCTCAGTTCACCACCCGGACCGATGCCGGCGTCCAGGACCTCGCGCGGCTGGCGGCCAGGGGCGTCACCGTCGGGTACGGCGACCGCACGGTCATCGACGGTCTGGACGTGGCGATCCCGCCCGGGGTCATCACCACGATCATCGGCCCCAACGGCTGCGGCAAGTCGACCCTGTTGCGCACCCTGACCCGGCTGCTCCGGCCGGCCGGCGGGACCGTCGTCCTGGACGGCGAGGACATCGGCACGCTCCGGACCAAGGACGTGGCCAAGAAGCTCGGGCTGCTGCCGCAGGCGCCCCTCGCCCCCGAAGGCCTCACCGTCGCCGACCTGGTCGCCCGGGGGCGCCACCCGCACCAGAGCTGGCTGCGGCAGTGGTCGTCGGACGACGCCGACGTGGTGCGGCGCGCCCTGGCCATGACCGGGGTGGCGGACCTCGCCGACCGGGCCGTGGACTCCCTCTCCGGCGGCCAGCGTCAGCGGGTGTGGATATCGATGACGCTCGCCCAGGGCACCGATCTGCTGCTGCTGGACGAGCCGACCACCTATCTGGACCTGGCCCACGCCATCGACGTGCTCGACCTGGTCGACGATCTCCACGAGTCCGGCCGCACCGTCGTCATGGTGCTGCACGATCTCAACCTGGCCACGCGCTACAGCGACAACCTCGTCGTCATGCGCGGGGGAGCCGTCCTGGCCCAGGGGCACCCCCGGGACGTGATCACCGCGGAGCTGCTGCACGAGGCGTTCGGGCTGCGGGCCAAGGTGATCGATGACCCGGTGGGCGACCGGCCGCTGATCGTTCCGATCGGCCGGACCCACGTGCGGACCGAACCTCGGCTCGACCCTCGAACAATGTGACATTCGGCAAGAGTTGGCTATTTCTGAGTGTCAAGTGGCGCTGTCCGGAGGATAGTTGTCTAGTTAGGCTAGGCTGCCCTCACTTGATCGGGGTACAGTCTGGCTGCCCTGGTACCGGGGCGCAGTGGCCAGTGCGAAAGCAAGGGATCAACGGATGCTTCTCCATCGAACGACGTCCCGGAAGCCGTGGCCGAGGCTGGCCGCGGCGGTCTCCGCCACCCTCCTCGGGGCCGGTCTTCTCGCGGGATGCGGCAACGGCTCGACGGACGGGAAGCGGGACGAGGGCGCCCCGGCGGCGGCCGAGGGCGCGTTCCCGGTCACCGTGGAGCACGCCTTCGGGTCGACGGAGGTCACCAAGGCCCCCCAGCGGGTCGTCACCGTCGGCTACACCGACGACCAGGCCGTCCTGGCGTTCGGCATCAAGCCGGTGGGCATGGTCGACCAGTACCCGAACCCGGCCGGTCGGACCCCCGACATCAACACCCAGTGGCCCTGGGTGAAGGACGAGTGGGGCGACGCCCGCCCCGAGGTCGTCATGAAGAACGGGGACGCCGGCCCCAACTTCGAGAAGATCGCCTCGCTCCGCCCCGACCTGATCATCGCGGTCTACTCCGAGGTCGACCGGACGGCCTACGAGAAGCTCTCCAGGATCGCCCCGACCGTCGGCCGCACCAAGGGCGAGAAGGAACTCTTCAGCGCCCCCTGGCAGGACAACGCGGCGCACATCGCCAAGGCACTCGGCAAGGAGAAGGAGGGCGCCGAACTGATCAAGGGCATCCAGAACCGGCTGGACGCCGCCAAGAAGGCCAACCCCGGCTTCGGCGGGCAGAAGGCCGTCGCCCTCTCCTGGTACAAGGACTCCATCTCGGCCTTCACCTCCACCGACGTACGCGGACGGCTCGTCACGGGCACCGGATTCACCTACCAGAGCGAGATCGACGAGATCGCCGACGGCGGCTTCTCCACCGAGCTCTCGCCCGAGCGCATCGACCTGATCGATGTCGACCGCATCTTCGTCATCAACGACAAGGCCGACACGGAGGCGCTCAAGAAGTCCGAGTTGTTCGCCAACCTGCCGGCCGTCAAGAACGGCCAGGTCTCCTACCTCCTGGACAGCGAAGGCCCCGCGGTCGGCGCCGCCATGTCCCAGGGCACTCTGCTCTCCCTCCCGTACGCGATCGACGAGCTCGTCGAGTCGGCCAAGTGAGGCCGGCTCGACGGCCCGTCCCCCGGCGAGGACCGGTCCCCGCGTGACGGTTACCGACACCCCCGCCGCCCCGACGGCCCTGCGCACCGCGACCGGGCGGGAAGCCGCCCGCTGGGTGGCCCGGCACTGCCGGCGGACCCCCTGGCTCACGGCCTCCACCGTCCTCACCACGGTGGCCGGTGCCGCGCTCCAAGTCCTCCCGGTGCTGCTGCTCGGCCGGGTCGTCGACGGAGTCGTCTGGGGCGGGTCCCGCTCGATACTCCTCACCGTCGGCATCCTGATGGCCGCCGCCGCGCTGTTCGGCGCGGCGGCCACCGCGGCCTCCACCTTCCTGATCGGGAAGCTCGGGGCCGAACTGCTCGCCCGGCTCCGCGAGGAAGCCGTACGCGCCGTGCTCGGCATGCCCAGCCAACGGGTCGAGGAGGTCGGCCGGGGGGACGTGCTCTCCCGGGTCGGAGACGACGTGGCCGTCATCTCCAAGGGCATCCGGACGGCCGTCCCCACCGTGTTCTCGGCGGGTGTCCTCGTCGCCATCGCGACGATCGGCATGTTCGGCCTCGACTGGCGGCTCGGCCTGGCCGGGGCCTGCGCGCTGCCCGCGTACGCGCTGGCGCTGCGCTGGTACCTGCCCCGCTCCGCGCCCCTCTACCGCGAGCAGCGGACGGCCCAGGCCGACCGCGCCCAGGCCCTGATCAGCGGGCTCAACGGGATCGACACGGTCCGGGCCTACCGACTGGAGGGCGCCGTACGCGAGAAGGTCACGGACGAGTCCTGGCGGGTGCGCAACCTCGGTATCGAGGTGTTCCGCTTCTTCGGCCGGTTCGTCGGCCGGGAGAACCGGGCCGAGTTCATCGGACTCGTGCTGATCCTGGGCGTCGGTTACGCCCTGCTGGAGGCGGACGCCGCCACCCTCGGCGAGGTGTCGGCGGCCCCGCTGATGTTCCACCGCCTGTTCACCCCGCTGGGCGCCATCATGTTCACCTTCGACGAGGCCCAGAAGTCGGGCGCGAGCCTCACCCGCCTGGTCGGCGTCTTCTCGGAGCCCTCGGAGGCGCGCCTGGTGGGTGAC is a genomic window of Streptomyces sp. YPW6 containing:
- a CDS encoding iron-siderophore ABC transporter substrate-binding protein, translating into MLLHRTTSRKPWPRLAAAVSATLLGAGLLAGCGNGSTDGKRDEGAPAAAEGAFPVTVEHAFGSTEVTKAPQRVVTVGYTDDQAVLAFGIKPVGMVDQYPNPAGRTPDINTQWPWVKDEWGDARPEVVMKNGDAGPNFEKIASLRPDLIIAVYSEVDRTAYEKLSRIAPTVGRTKGEKELFSAPWQDNAAHIAKALGKEKEGAELIKGIQNRLDAAKKANPGFGGQKAVALSWYKDSISAFTSTDVRGRLVTGTGFTYQSEIDEIADGGFSTELSPERIDLIDVDRIFVINDKADTEALKKSELFANLPAVKNGQVSYLLDSEGPAVGAAMSQGTLLSLPYAIDELVESAK
- a CDS encoding lysine N(6)-hydroxylase/L-ornithine N(5)-oxygenase family protein gives rise to the protein MSQVLPGGTPQVHDLIGIGFGPSNVAMAIALSEHNSTVGRQDSVTAHFFEQQSGFGWHRGMLIDDATMQVSFLKDLVTLRNPASEFSFLCYLQSRGRLIDFINHKNLFPLRVEFHDYLEWAAAKVDDLVSYGHEVVAVTPFVRDGTVEHLDVTVRSAEGLSVHRARNLVIGTGLRPLMPDGVERGDRVWHNSDLLRKVDGLQGDAPSRFVVVGAGQSAAENVAYLHRRFPGAEVCAVFSRYGYSPADDSSFANRIFDPDAVDDFFAAPEEVKRRLMAYHGNTNYSVVDIDLIDDLYRQAYREKVLGAERLRFLNVSRVAAVAERADRVRVTVRSLVTEEEAELDADAVVFATGYSPADPLGILGPVGEHCLRDDAGRVRVQRDYRIATDSALRCGIYLQGGTEHTHGITTSLLSNTAIRVGEILDSLLGRRVKATSDASRPVIEAVRGAGGRTAADYR
- a CDS encoding iron chelate uptake ABC transporter family permease subunit encodes the protein MNVTGVAGGAEAKVPMPPGVRLGRVSFVWRPWLVLVTLVLAAAACVIFCLSISIGDFPIGLSRVIATILGRGEQVDEFVVMDLRMPRALAGLVVGIALGVSGAITQSVARNPLASPDILGITAGAGAVAVFLVTATGGTAAAVTGSVGLPAAALLGGLGTGLLVYLLAWRRGIDGFRLILIGISVTAVMQAITTWLLVSADIRDVARAQVWLVGSLDNRSWDEVRVAFWATLVLLAAVATVAFPFKPMHLGDDVAAGLGVRFGRVRAVLLLCAVLLAAVGVSAAGPVPFVALVAPQVAMRLARRPTPPLIASGMVGAVLLIGSDLIARAALPTGLPVGVVTAVIGGPFLVYLLVRANLRRW
- a CDS encoding ABC transporter ATP-binding protein produces the protein MTVTDTPAAPTALRTATGREAARWVARHCRRTPWLTASTVLTTVAGAALQVLPVLLLGRVVDGVVWGGSRSILLTVGILMAAAALFGAAATAASTFLIGKLGAELLARLREEAVRAVLGMPSQRVEEVGRGDVLSRVGDDVAVISKGIRTAVPTVFSAGVLVAIATIGMFGLDWRLGLAGACALPAYALALRWYLPRSAPLYREQRTAQADRAQALISGLNGIDTVRAYRLEGAVREKVTDESWRVRNLGIEVFRFFGRFVGRENRAEFIGLVLILGVGYALLEADAATLGEVSAAPLMFHRLFTPLGAIMFTFDEAQKSGASLTRLVGVFSEPSEARLVGDAPDVGVAPCPVTVRDLTFSYPGSEDPVLRDVSLSIPAGGSLALVGATGAGKSTLAALVAGIGRPQAGSVHIGTHDLAGMDEAGARALVSILTQETHVFAGPLADDLRLAAPLASDDALMDALRTVGAGEWAGSLPGGLDTPVGEGGERLDVTRVAQLALARLVLGRSPVVVLDESTAEAGSEGAAELERAVLAACSGRTTLLVAHRLTQAMAADRIAVLSAGRVVEEGTHSELVELGGQYARLWHAWREGS
- a CDS encoding sensor histidine kinase KdpD, which codes for MTDILLIALFAFLGAAVAGLLGAGVLRLLRHRSLVVSLSVVAGVAVAAMLAGTLTVAWAMFLSPHDLYVVTTVVAMAALISLATAVLLGRWVAARSRELTLATRSFGDGGTFAVPAGQPTAELAALARELAATSAKLDSSRERERALETSRRELVAWISHDLRTPLAGLRAMAEALEDGMAADSGRYLRQIRTEVERMNAMVGDLFELSRIQAGSLALAPARISLYDLVGDALAGADPLAREHGVRLVGDRIDEVPVEVDGKEMSRVLGNLLINAIRRTPPDGTVAVAVHRSGSGVVLSVTDGCGGIPEEDLPRVFDTGWRGSHARTPPAGAGLGLAIVRGIVEAHAGRAEVRNVQGGCCFSVTLPTA
- a CDS encoding ABC transporter ATP-binding protein; the encoded protein is MAAQFTTRTDAGVQDLARLAARGVTVGYGDRTVIDGLDVAIPPGVITTIIGPNGCGKSTLLRTLTRLLRPAGGTVVLDGEDIGTLRTKDVAKKLGLLPQAPLAPEGLTVADLVARGRHPHQSWLRQWSSDDADVVRRALAMTGVADLADRAVDSLSGGQRQRVWISMTLAQGTDLLLLDEPTTYLDLAHAIDVLDLVDDLHESGRTVVMVLHDLNLATRYSDNLVVMRGGAVLAQGHPRDVITAELLHEAFGLRAKVIDDPVGDRPLIVPIGRTHVRTEPRLDPRTM
- a CDS encoding nitroreductase family deazaflavin-dependent oxidoreductase → MTTSQQPTGDGRPPLPRGWRRRLARLPITVYRMGLGPVFGGRLLLLHHTGRVSGLPRRVTLEVVEHDPVGGTWTLASGFGPEAAWYRNLRAAPKTTVQVGNRRYAVTAHFLSAQEGGEIMARYASARPRTARRLCAFMGLDVSDGSGDAYRRAGRRIPFVRLQASCGQDVR
- a CDS encoding NAD(P)-dependent oxidoreductase, which gives rise to MRVLVTGGAGFIGSHVVAALTAAGHESVVLDALLPSAHSGGTPPGLPGDRMAVGDVRDREAVAAALAGVDAVCHQAAMVGLGKDFADAPLYVGCNDLGTAVLLAEMAAAGVRDLVLAGSMVVYGEGRYDCSRHGTVRPGPRAEADLRAGGFEPRCPHCGTELTPGLVAEDAPMDPRNVYASTKLAQEHLAAAWARATGGRAVSLRYHNVYGPGMPRDTPYAGVASFFRSALARGEAPRVYEDGGQRRDFVHVHDVAAANAVALEAVRERRPASFAAYNTGSGEPHTVGEMAAALAGAHGGPDPVVTGEYRLGDVRHVTADSRALREELGWRPRVPFAEGMRDFAAAPLRDARGRGQEGRDRREESAVTLSGA
- a CDS encoding iron ABC transporter permease, which codes for MFTTAVERTTPDPVTDIRRRRAAGLAVLTVTLLVAAAASLAVGARALSPAEVWHGLFAEPDPDQKLTEIRLIVQTVRVPRTVLAIVAGLALGVGGALIQGYTRNPIADTGLLGVNAGASFAVVSVIAVLGFTDPFQYVWFAFGGAGLAGAVVFGLASIGRGAGNPLTLALAGQGVTVFLAAMTTAVALLDKESLNALRFWNAGSVAGVRFDVIWPVTGFIAAGLVLALITLPALNLLSLGDDVARGLGVNIAVSRTLGIVAVTLLAGAATAACGPIAFLGLMVAHVARYLTGPDYRWLVPYAGLLGAGVLLVCDIVGRVVVRPGELEAGVVVALLGAPFFAALVWRGKFRGA